The sequence below is a genomic window from Amblyraja radiata isolate CabotCenter1 unplaced genomic scaffold, sAmbRad1.1.pri scaffold_858_ctg1, whole genome shotgun sequence.
AGGGTAACATGGACTAATACTTATCTGGCTATGAGCCATGAGTTTGCCGTACGGGCACATGGGACTGAATGTTGGGTATGCACCGGTGTTCCGACTAGCAGTAATGAAGGATTTCCCCTGGTCCCCATTCCATTAAACCTTACCGAGAGACTAGCGATGAGGTGCTTTAGTAACTCTGCTAAAAAATCGTCATGCCTAAAAATCATACGGATAACAAATACCAAAAAcgaaacaataaacatcacctatGGAGGCCCGACATACAATGATTTTGAAGGATGGTACACCCCTCCCTTCAAAGGAGATTGGAAATTGAACGTGACAAATGCAGCAGATATACCCCGACTACAGATAGTAAAAGATCCGCACAGGccagttaatactacctgtttttgccaccaccaAGGCACAGGTGTATTCTTGGGAAACAGTACTTGTATGTCAACTCAGGCAGCCACCATTATCGGCCCACCCCGACCAGTTAATGGTACATATTTTGTATGTGGATCCTGGGCCTACCCATGGTTACCAGGAATGTCACCGGCTGACGAGGCAGCTTGGGAACGACTAAAAGGACCCCATCACTGGACAGGGTGTTGTTATGTTGCATATGTGGTCCCACGTATGAGAAGCATGAGCCAGttgcaccagcacacggggatttCCAAGCGAAGCCTaacaaaggctgagcaattttttatGATACTCTTCCTGTCCTTTGGTAGTATAATAGTGTCACGGGAACTAATTACAATGGCCTCCGCTTTAGAGACACTTGCTAATGCCACTGCCATCTCCTTAAGTGCAACCCAGGAGGAGGTAGAAGGGGTAACAGCTGAAATGGTAGCTATTAGGACCGTAGTATTACAAAATAGAATGGCCTTAGATTTTATCCTGGCAGAAAAGGGAGGGACATGTGCAATAATAGATCGAGAATGTTGCACTTTTATTCCCGATGCTTCCTCCAACATTACCAACTTGGCTGCCCATATCAGAATGGAAATAGCTAAAATAAGGAAGGTAGGAGCTGAATTACATGGTTATAGCTCCggtggaggttggtggccatttaatatgtttggagggacttggggAATGATTGTCCACTATGGATTGATTGTATTACTAGTTGTACTCGTAATTTGTCTAAtgcgatgcttatggtcttttgtATGTATTAGGCAAGGACTGtagttatcaaaattttgataaaaggatggaatgatgaagccgaataaagttataaaaataagaagaaattaaaatgggtttctgggctagcttacagctcatatttagtgtcaaattaggcttgcctcaggttgcagtgtgtgggataataagtaccataacattgtctcccaagtgaggaagcgacagagaaagaaacagctagtcacatctttgaagtaagatgctatgaaccaaatgaccaatgtttatgggggaggaggcaataaaggaagagagaaacagctagtcacatctttgaagtaagatgctatgaaccaaatgaccaatgtttatgggggaggaggcaataaaggaagagagaaacagctagtcacatctttgaagtaagatgccataaaccagatGACCAATGTTTAGGAGGGGCAAAGTGATGAGAGAGgatccagggaagtggaaagataagatgacctaaaacaaatggcctatgtttatgaaggaccaagtgacagagaatAAACagcaaagagctagggtgatctccttgaagataaaatgacctaaaacaaatggcctatgtttatgaagga
It includes:
- the LOC116970407 gene encoding ERV-BabFcenv provirus ancestral Env polyprotein-like, which translates into the protein MARVMFALLTILTMARVTWTNTYLAMSHEFAVRAHGTECWVCTGVPTSSNEGFPLVPIPLNLTERLAMRCFSNSAKKSSCLKIIRITNTKNETINITYGGPTYNDFEGWYTPPFKGDWKLNVTNAADIPRLQIVKDPHRPVNTTCFCHHQGTGVFLGNSTCMSTQAATIIGPPRPVNGTYFVCGSWAYPWLPGMSPADEAAWERLKGPHHWTGCCYVAYVVPRMRSMSQLHQHTGISKRSLTKAEQFFMILFLSFGSIIVSRELITMASALETLANATAISLSATQEEVEGVTAEMVAIRTVVLQNRMALDFILAEKGGTCAIIDRECCTFIPDASSNITNLAAHIRMEIAKIRKVGAELHGYSSGGGWWPFNMFGGTWGMIVHYGLIVLLVVLVICLMRCLWSFVCIRQGL